The following are from one region of the Odontesthes bonariensis isolate fOdoBon6 chromosome 16, fOdoBon6.hap1, whole genome shotgun sequence genome:
- the grxcr2 gene encoding glutaredoxin domain-containing cysteine-rich protein 2: MEELQRKLNQHYEGTKPRKVRFKLASSYSGRVLKHVYEDGQELDSPEEKYPHSFVHRKIPPSHLEMEQLCGFEDTHGDQSGVYPPTGLIAQRINVYRGIGSYKTAANKTDEAEVDSKSSVLDFGKIIIYTSNLRIIRAPPKKPEVLGHQSGPPVDLEENPKVRDRGSRRRTKAPHTQEGVEKEGKQISDTDTKEANSCQHCGGSGCAPCSLCHGSKLSMLANRFNESISDLRCQACYPHGLEKCQSCSSK, from the exons ATGGAGGAACTCCAGAGAAAACTGAACCAGCACTATGAAGGCACCAAGCCCAGAAAG GTGAGGTTCAAGCTGGCATCATCCTACAGCGGCCGGGTACTGAAGCATGTGTATGAGGATGGGCAGGAGCTTGACAGTCCAGAGGAGAAATATCCTCACAGCTTCGTCCACCGTAAAATCCCTCCCAGCCACCTTGAGATGGAGCAGCTTTGTGGATTTGAGGACACACATGGGGACCAATCag GTGTATATCCTCCAACAGGGCTCATTGCCCAAAGAATCAACGTATACAGAGGAATAGGAAGCTACAAGACTGCTGCCAATAAGACTGATGAAGCAGAGGTAGACAGCAAG TCCTCTGTTTTAGACTTTGGCAAGATAATCATCTACACCAGCAATCTGCGCATCATTAGAGCGCCACCAAAAAAGCCTGAAGTGTTGGGCCACCAGTCAGGGCCTCCGGTGGACTTGGAGGAAAACCCAAAGGTCAGAGACAgggggagcaggaggaggactAAAGCGCCTCACACACAGGAGGGGGTGGAGAAGGAGGGGAAACAGATCAGCGACACAGATACCAAG GAGGCCAACAGCTGCCAGCATTGTGGCGGTTCGGGCTGCGCTCCCTGCTCCCTGTGTCACGGTAGCAAGCTGTCCATGCTGGCGAATCGCTTCAATGAGTCCATCAGTGATCTGCGTTGCCAAGCCTGCTACCCCCATGGTCTGGAGAAATGCCAGTCCTGCTCCAGTAAATAG